The genome window GAGTATGTGAATGAAAATTGCGTTTCATAACCAAGGCTCGTCACATGATACAAGAACATAACATAAATCTTAATTTAAATTTATATATTTGAAATAGTATCAACGTTCATCTTGAATTTTTTAAATGTTAAGTATAGTCGAATCTTATATGGAGCTTAAAAAGAATATGGGCGCATTGATCAATAAATCAGGCTATAAAAATGCGTTTCTGGCGGAACAGATCGGTATTCCTGCGCCTACCTTTAGTGTCAAGAAGCAGCGCGGAAACTGGACGGAGAACGAGATGAAGCAGATTTTGACCATTATACAAAATAAAAAACTTGAAGATTACTTTTTCCTTGAACTCATGAGGTCCGAAGCCGACGAGCCACGCCATCCTGTTGCGGATCTGAAGAAGGAAATGGGATGGTAGTTCAATACGTTAAAAGGTTTTCAAAAGATTTAAAAAATACACCGAAGGACATTCAAAGGAAGGTTTTTGATATTATCGCAGTATTGGAATCAGCACATAATCTTGAAAGCTCAGGTTTAGATTACAAGCGAATTGAGGGACAGAAAAGGGGCGAAAACTACTTTCGGATCAGGATAGGGGATTGGCGGATCGGGATTGAATGTATTCATCCCGATATCACTTTGTTACGTATCCTTAGTCGTGGTGATATGTACAAATCCTTCCCGCCCAAGCTCTAACTGATTCCAGGCAGCTCATGAAAAATAACTCTTAGCATTGATAACGACTCCTT of Dyadobacter chenhuakuii contains these proteins:
- a CDS encoding type II toxin-antitoxin system RelE family toxin, translated to MVVQYVKRFSKDLKNTPKDIQRKVFDIIAVLESAHNLESSGLDYKRIEGQKRGENYFRIRIGDWRIGIECIHPDITLLRILSRGDMYKSFPPKL